In candidate division TA06 bacterium, the sequence TTCGGGGAGATCTACCGCCTGGCCAGGCGAAAAGAGATGCAGGGCTTCATCAAGGACGGCCGGGGATACTGCCGGGAGCTGGGCTACGCATTCTTGCGGGATTTCCTCAAGGCGGCCAGGTCGGCCTTCGGAGATATGTGGGGGGACAACAAGAGGTACATGGCCACCAGGGACGTGACCCTTAAGGCGTTGCTGCGGGTGGCCGGGGACGCGGCCGCGGCCTGGGGCCAGGAGATCCTCAAAGGCGAAAAGGAGCCGGCGAAGTTCTTTGAGGAGAAACTGTCGCCACTGTCCGAGATAGGACGGGAGTTCCGAAGGGAGGATTTCTACGAGAGGTTTGCAGCCAAGAGCCAAGTGGAGCGGGTGGAGACAATACGCCGGAAGCTGAACAAGCATCTGGGGCTAGCCGGGGCGGGGAAGGGAGCGGCAGATGTTCCGTAAAGCATTGTCGAGGCTTTTGCATTTCAAAATATTCCGGCGCCCTGAAACTAACCTGGGGAAAGGCGGGGTTGGCGCCTATCAACCGCCGGTCGACCGCCTGCTGGCGCTGGGCGAGCCTGGGAAAAAGGACTGGCTCGACTACCAAACGATGGGACTTTCCGAAGCCCATATACCGGAACTGGCGCGCCTGGCCGCCGACCGCGAGCTGAATTTCGAGGCCGACCAGGACGGCCCCGAGGTCTGGGCGCCGATGCACGCCTGGCGGGCATTGGGGCAGCTGCGCGCCGTCTCCGCCGTTGGGCCGCTGCTGGAGCTGCTGGACGAGGCGGACGACAACGATGATGAGTGGGCCATGGAGGAGATACCCATTGTGCTGGGCATGATCGGCCCGGAAGCGCTGGAGCCGATCTCACGGTATCTTGATCACCGGCACAACCTGTTCGGGCATGTTGCCGCGATCAGCGCCGTCGAGGAGATTGCCAAACGGCATC encodes:
- a CDS encoding DUF1186 domain-containing protein gives rise to the protein MFRKALSRLLHFKIFRRPETNLGKGGVGAYQPPVDRLLALGEPGKKDWLDYQTMGLSEAHIPELARLAADRELNFEADQDGPEVWAPMHAWRALGQLRAVSAVGPLLELLDEADDNDDEWAMEEIPIVLGMIGPEALEPISRYLDHRHNLFGHVAAISAVEEIAKRHLESRGRCIKLLNRKLERYKKQDPALNAFIVMYLCDLKAVEAMPLIERAYHDDCVDETIQGDLEDVKVRMELIPPIPEREREREEARIEIENAMFPQRLAVAGERRAKKKTRSKANAARKARRKNRR